The Hoeflea algicola DNA window GCGAGCGTGTAGCCCATAACAAGCGCAAGACGCCCGTCCGCATCCCGAACCGCCTGATGCGATTCCTGAGAGCTTGGAGGGCCGAAGACAAAGGCCTGCCATATGTCATTCATTTCAGGGGAGAGCCGATCGTCAAGCCGCACAAGGCGTTCCGCACCATACGGGCGACTGCGGGCTTGGGAGAGGACGTGACGCCGCACATACTGCGGCACACGCGGGGAACATGGCTGGCTCAAGCCGGGGTTCCAAGCGGCCAGGCAGCCGCATCGCTGGGCATGACCGAGGCCGAATACGAGCGGACCTACCTGCACAATGACCCATCTTTCCAG harbors:
- a CDS encoding site-specific integrase, whose protein sequence is MRYYHAEYGLSVLPTITLPDKSLPRERWLTRSEVAALIRAARATDKCDHLVRLILIGVYTGTRLSAMLNLQWRANTVGGWIDMDAGIMHRKATGERVAHNKRKTPVRIPNRLMRFLRAWRAEDKGLPYVIHFRGEPIVKPHKAFRTIRATAGLGEDVTPHILRHTRGTWLAQAGVPSGQAAASLGMTEAEYERTYLHNDPSFQGAAADAY